The following proteins are encoded in a genomic region of Takifugu rubripes chromosome 9, fTakRub1.2, whole genome shotgun sequence:
- the LOC101078384 gene encoding G-protein coupled receptor 22-like encodes MHILPCQKQEATMSNVTVTDNTEPISHTMSTASPSPNPYPVSFQVSITGFLMLEILLGLSSNLTVLALYCMKSNLISSVSNIVTMNLHVLDVLICVCCIPLTIVVVLLSLERDTALVCCFHEACVSFASVATAANVLAITLDRYDISVKPANRVLTMGRALALLAVIWVLSFISFLVPFIEVGFFAQGNAELNQTVVENVVDANQYYTELGLYYHLLAQIPIFFFTAIVMLITYSKILQALNIRIGTRFHASQKKARRKKRPSMTAMTTQQEATDASQSSGSRNTTLGMRTSVSVIIALRRAVKRHRERRERQKRVFRMSLLIVSTFLLCWTPITILNTVILSVGPSDLMVKLRLGFLVMAYGTTIFHPLLYAFTRQKFQKVLKSKMKKRVVSIIEADPTPNNAIIHNSWIDPKRNKKVTFEDKDAQQKCMSSEDVE; translated from the coding sequence ATGCATATCCTCCCCTGTCAAAAACAAGAAGCCACCATGAGCAACGTCACGGTCACAGACAACACCGAACCCATCAGCCATACCATGAGCACGgccagccccagccccaaccCCTATCCCGTCAGTTTCCAAGTCTCCATCACTGGATTTCTCATGCTGGAGATCCTCTTGGGCCTGAGCTCCAACCTGACTGTTCTCGCCCTCTACTGTATGAAATCAAACCTCATTAGTTCTGTCAGCAACATTGTGACTATGAACCTCCACGTCCTGGACGTCCTCATCTGTGTGTGCTGCATCCCCCTCACCATCGTGGTGGTGCTGCTTTCCCTGGAAAGAGACACCGCTCTGGTCTGCTGCTTCCATGAAGCCTGTGTCTCTTTTGCTAGCGTTGCCACGGCTGCTAACGTCCTGGCCATCACCCTTGATCGCTACGACATCTCAGTCAAACCAGCCAACCGAGTGCTGACCATGGGCCGCGCACTGGCCCTCCTGGCTGTAATCTGGGTGCTATCCTTTATTAGCTTCCTTGTACCCTTTATCGAGGTGGGCTTCTTTGCTCAGGGGAATGCTGAGCTGAACCAGACTGTGGTGGAGAACGTAGTGGACGCTAACCAGTACTACACAGAACTTGGACTTTATTACCACCTGCTCGCTCAGattcccattttctttttcacggcCATCGTCATGCTCATCACCTACTCGAAGATCCTGCAGGCTCTGAACATTCGCATCGGCACGCGGTTCCACGCGTCACAGAAGAAGGCACGCAGGAAAAAGCGTCCATCTATGACGGCGATGACaacacagcaggaggccacaGACGCGTCCCAGAGCAGCGGCAGCCGCAACACTACGCTGGGCATGCGTACCTCGGTCTCTGTCATCATTGCATTACGCAGGGCAGTGAAGCGCCACAGAGAAAGGCGGGAACGCCAAAAGCGGGTTTTCAGAATGTCCCTCCTGATTGTCTCTACCTTCCTACTGTGTTGGACACCGATCACAATACTCAACACCGTCATTCTTAGTGTGGGACCCAGTGACCTGATGGTCAAGCTGAGACTGGGGTTCCTGGTCATGGCTTACGGGACCACCATCTTTCACCCTCTGCTCTACGCCTTCACGAGGCAGAAGTTCCAGAAGGTCTTAAAAAGCAAGATGAAGAAGCGCGTGGTATCGATCATCGAGGCTGATCCGACCCCTAACAACGCCATTATCCACAACTCGTGGATTGATccaaagaggaacaaaaaagtgacatttgaGGATAAAGACGCCCAACAGAAATGTATGTCTTCTGAGGACGTGGAGTGA
- the LOC101073452 gene encoding B-cell receptor-associated protein 29-like, with protein MTLQWTVVAFFLYAEIGLNLILCIPFISAKRWRLVFNWRIWKLLSPYWNKCFFTMILVLIVLLLDAVREVDKYSRPEPLQDAKANPSVYDHVHMKLFRAQRNLYISGFSLFLWLIMRRIFSLLNQIAVTLEDNTSLQTQMDSAVRAAQKFQEDNQLLERALLDEEKAMTISNQQLKTEVEKLKKQVKAADEAVRKSNAEVEAMKKQAKGLAQEYDRLLTEHHQLQNLHSDADKKDQ; from the exons ATGACTCTCCAGTGGACAGTGGTGGCTTTCTTCCTGTATGCAGAGATAGGACTCAATCTCATCTTGTGCATTCCCTTCATTTCTGCTAAACG CTGGCGTTTGGTTTTCAACTGGAGAATATGGAAATTGTTGTCTCCGTACTGGAACAAGTGCTTCTTTACCATGATCCTGGTTTTGATCGTTCTTTTACTGG ATGCTGTACGGGAGGTAGACAAGTACTCCAGGCCCGAGCCTCTGCAGGACGCCAAAGCAAACCCGAGCGTTTATGACCACGTTCACATGAAGCTGTTCAGAGCTCAGAGGAACCTGTACATATCtggtttctctctcttcctttggCT CATCATGCGTCGGATATTCAGCTTGTTAAACCAGATTGCTGTAACCTTAGAGGACAATAccagcctgcagacacagatggaCAGTGCAGTCAGGGCAGCCCAGAAGTTCCAGGAGGACAACCAGCTGCTAGAGCGA GCTCTTCTGGACGAGGAAAAAGCCATGACGATCAGCAACCAGCAACTGAAGACGGAGGTTGAGAAGTTGAAAAAGCAAGTCAAGGCTGCTGATGAGG CTGTGCGCAAGTCTAATGCTGAAGTGGAGGCCATGAAGAAACAAGCCAAAGGTCTTGCTCAAGAGTACGACAGACTATTGACAGAACACCATCAActccag AACCTCCACAGTGATGCAGACAAAAAGGATCAGTAG